In Methylotenera sp. L2L1, the following proteins share a genomic window:
- a CDS encoding nucleotide pyrophosphohydrolase yields MSDIKYLTNALVQFRDERDWSQFHNAKDLAIALNIESSELLELFLWKSADDPDQERIKEELADILAFALLIANKYDFDIKKIMIDKIEKNALKYPINKAKGNAKKYTDL; encoded by the coding sequence ATGTCTGATATTAAATATTTAACAAATGCATTAGTTCAATTTAGAGACGAGCGAGATTGGTCACAATTTCATAACGCAAAAGATTTAGCAATTGCTTTAAATATTGAGTCAAGCGAGCTACTTGAATTATTTCTCTGGAAATCTGCAGATGATCCTGATCAAGAGCGTATCAAAGAAGAATTAGCAGACATCCTAGCATTTGCACTACTCATCGCAAATAAATATGACTTCGACATTAAAAAAATCATGATTGATAAGATAGAAAAAAATGCGTTGAAATACCCTATCAATAAAGCAAAAGGCAATGCAAAGAAATACACAGATTTATAA
- a CDS encoding rolling circle replication-associated protein: MINLDKFIIGGEVVHETLPSDHPLVRGQPINTPIYDQDYQWRLKIQAFTQGGFEAKAVLVNRNHLNRLVNLNRERGKRPAPKEKDEEATKRDLEKCAYRAARRVRHLCLEIRADRLLTLTSRNLLTDYDQLTATWKRFMRLLESAGESFEYVAVPELHKNGEHYHIHAAINGFARVELLRKCWQIALGGKGSERGADALGNVDIKSTRRKGQHKSKQAIGVAKYISKYITKSYIEHHQFNRKRYWAPRSIKLPETTAEWMQAEYLADAVQELYSRFDTAIMVEAVKDRSLYITEANVPMIFMRYLPNEEKPLPTPF, translated from the coding sequence ATGATTAATTTGGATAAATTTATCATTGGTGGCGAAGTCGTGCATGAAACTTTGCCCTCTGACCATCCTTTGGTGAGAGGGCAGCCAATCAATACACCTATTTACGATCAAGATTATCAATGGCGATTAAAAATACAGGCATTTACCCAAGGCGGATTTGAAGCCAAAGCGGTATTAGTCAATCGCAACCATTTAAACCGTTTGGTCAATCTCAATAGAGAACGTGGTAAGCGACCAGCACCTAAAGAGAAAGACGAAGAGGCAACTAAAAGAGATTTAGAAAAGTGTGCTTACCGTGCCGCAAGAAGAGTACGCCATCTTTGTTTAGAAATACGTGCAGATCGCTTACTCACTCTGACCAGTCGTAATTTACTGACAGATTATGATCAGCTCACCGCTACCTGGAAACGATTTATGCGCTTATTAGAAAGTGCTGGTGAATCATTTGAATATGTTGCAGTGCCAGAGCTCCATAAAAACGGTGAGCATTACCATATTCATGCTGCGATTAATGGCTTTGCTCGCGTCGAACTACTGCGTAAATGCTGGCAGATTGCGCTCGGTGGAAAGGGTAGTGAAAGGGGTGCAGATGCGCTTGGTAATGTTGATATTAAGTCGACAAGGCGTAAGGGGCAGCACAAAAGTAAACAAGCCATAGGCGTTGCAAAATACATCTCTAAGTACATTACCAAAAGCTATATTGAACATCACCAATTCAACCGAAAACGCTATTGGGCGCCTCGTTCTATTAAGCTACCTGAGACAACGGCAGAATGGATGCAAGCAGAGTATTTAGCCGATGCTGTACAAGAGCTTTACTCACGATTTGATACTGCCATTATGGTTGAAGCGGTGAAAGACAGAAGCTTATACATAACAGAAGCAAACGTACCAATGATATTTATGCGCTATTTACCGAACGAAGAAAAACCTTTACCAACGCCATTTTAG
- a CDS encoding DUF2075 domain-containing protein, which translates to MQDDFISSLQINKYSFTKASSEAFTLNNYMKNSWPIVYVIKDDDKKEAYVGESTDAITRMKSHLSNKERSKLKDLLIISCDKFNKSAALDIESNLIQYMSADKTYTLQNGNAGLANHNYYQRDQYTMLFKSIWGQLISRKYAKNPLSSLENSELFKYSPYKSLTSDQHNSVSEILGRLSTKQRSTFFVEGGAGTGKTILAVYLMKLLKTDIIDFNLDEVNEVHASELAQILQLKENNPLPRIALVVPMTSLRKTLQKVFRNVKGLSASMVIGPSEVSKNEYDLLIVDEAHRLRKRKNITNFKSFDDANKLLGFDKETGTEIDWILKQSKNQIFFYDSHQSIKPSDIDQSKFESVRMGENVYSLKLLSQLRVKGGVDYISYIDNLLHCRLEESDNKFKSDNYEFKLYDSLKELYSDLKIKEEEFGLCRLLSGYSWEWKSLKENVPDITIEGLDLKWNATNEDWINSENAFNEVGCIHTTQGYDLNYTGIIFGEEITYNPDTKSIEIIAKNYFDKKGKNGIKNPALLKEYILNIYKTMMLRGIKGTYVYVCNDALRKYFKSFIL; encoded by the coding sequence ATGCAAGATGATTTCATTAGCTCATTACAAATCAACAAATACTCTTTTACTAAAGCTAGCTCAGAAGCGTTTACCCTAAACAATTACATGAAGAATTCATGGCCGATTGTTTACGTTATTAAAGATGATGACAAAAAAGAAGCATATGTTGGTGAATCAACTGATGCTATCACTCGTATGAAAAGTCATTTGTCTAATAAAGAGCGCTCTAAGCTTAAAGATCTACTCATTATTAGCTGTGATAAGTTTAATAAATCTGCTGCCTTAGATATTGAATCTAACTTAATACAATATATGTCCGCAGATAAAACTTACACATTGCAAAATGGAAATGCTGGGTTAGCAAATCATAATTATTATCAGCGTGACCAATATACAATGTTATTTAAAAGTATATGGGGGCAGCTAATAAGCCGAAAATATGCTAAAAATCCTCTATCTAGTTTAGAGAACTCTGAACTATTCAAATATTCACCTTATAAATCCTTAACATCCGATCAGCATAATTCTGTGTCAGAAATACTTGGCAGACTGAGCACTAAACAAAGAAGCACATTTTTTGTAGAAGGTGGAGCAGGAACAGGTAAAACAATATTAGCTGTGTACCTGATGAAGCTACTAAAAACAGATATTATTGATTTTAACCTTGATGAAGTCAATGAAGTCCATGCCTCAGAATTAGCACAGATTCTACAGCTTAAAGAAAACAACCCACTCCCTCGTATAGCATTGGTCGTTCCAATGACATCGTTGCGTAAAACACTTCAAAAAGTCTTTCGAAATGTTAAGGGCTTAAGTGCAAGTATGGTTATAGGGCCATCAGAAGTTTCTAAAAATGAATACGACTTACTGATTGTAGATGAGGCTCACCGTTTACGTAAGCGTAAAAATATTACCAACTTTAAAAGCTTTGATGATGCAAATAAATTACTTGGTTTTGATAAGGAAACAGGAACAGAAATCGACTGGATTTTAAAGCAGTCAAAAAACCAAATTTTCTTTTACGACTCACATCAATCAATTAAGCCATCTGATATTGATCAAAGTAAATTTGAGTCAGTCAGAATGGGGGAAAATGTTTACTCATTAAAGTTGCTTTCTCAACTTAGAGTAAAGGGAGGAGTAGATTATATTAGTTACATTGATAACTTATTACATTGTCGGCTTGAAGAAAGCGATAATAAGTTTAAGAGCGATAACTATGAATTCAAGCTATATGATTCATTAAAAGAGCTTTACTCAGATCTTAAAATTAAAGAGGAAGAGTTTGGTTTGTGTCGGCTACTTTCTGGTTATTCCTGGGAGTGGAAATCTCTTAAGGAGAATGTACCAGATATTACTATTGAAGGTTTAGATTTAAAGTGGAACGCCACCAATGAAGATTGGATCAATTCAGAAAATGCTTTTAATGAAGTAGGTTGTATTCATACAACACAGGGATACGACTTAAATTACACAGGTATTATTTTTGGAGAAGAAATCACCTACAACCCTGATACAAAAAGTATCGAAATTATTGCTAAGAATTACTTCGATAAGAAGGGGAAAAACGGCATTAAAAACCCAGCATTATTAAAAGAGTATATTTTGAATATTTATAAAACGATGATGCTACGCGGTATAAAAGGGACGTATGTATATGTCTGTAATGATGCTCTTAGAAAGTACTTCAAAAGCTTTATCTTATAA
- a CDS encoding helix-turn-helix transcriptional regulator: MQIQTELLHTKDAAKFLNVSVAFLERDRWAGARIPFVKVGSRAVRYRLEDLHAYINNQRQDSVLESRHD, encoded by the coding sequence ATGCAAATTCAAACTGAACTGCTGCATACCAAAGATGCAGCAAAATTTCTTAATGTAAGCGTGGCTTTTTTAGAGCGAGATCGCTGGGCAGGTGCAAGAATCCCATTTGTCAAAGTGGGATCGCGTGCCGTGCGTTATCGTTTAGAAGATCTACACGCATATATCAACAATCAACGCCAAGACTCTGTATTGGAGTCTCGCCATGATTAA